The Streptomyces sp. A2-16 sequence CGCCCTGCTCGGCCTGCTCGATGACCGTGTCCTTGTAGATCTCCCAGGTCAGCTCCTCGGCCCTGCCGTCGACCTTCTCCAGGGCCTGGTAGAGCGGCACCGTGCCGATGGGGACGGGGGAGTTGCGCAGCACCCACTCGCGCGTGGTGTGGATGTTGCGGCCGGTGGACAGATCCATGACCGTGTCGGCGCCCCAGCGGGTCGCCCAGGTCATCTTCTCGACCTCCTCCTCGATGGAGGACGTCACCGCCGAGTTGCCGATGTTGGCGTTGACCTTCACCAGGAACCGCTTGCCGATGATCATCGGCTCGATCTCCGGGTGGTTGACGTTCGCCGGCAGCACCGCGCGGCCCGCCGCGATCTCCTCGCGGACCACCTCGGGCGAGACGTTCTCCCGGATGGACACGTACTCCATCTCCGGTGTGATCTCACCGCGGCGGGCGTAGGCGAGCTGGGTGACCGCCTTGCCGTCACGGCTGCGGCGCGGCTGCCGTGGCCGCCCCGGGAAGACCGCGTCGAGGTTGCGCAGGCCACCGCGCGGTGAGGTGTGCTTGATCCCGTCGTCCTCGGGGCGTACCGGGCGACCCGCGTACTCCTCGGTGTCACCGCGGGCGACGATCCAGTTCTCCCGCAGCGGCACCAGGCCCCGGCGGACATCCGTCTCGGTGAGCGGATCGGTGTACGGGCCCGACGTGTCGTACAGCGTGACCGACTGCCCGTTGGTGAGGTGCACCTGGCGGACCGGCACCCGCAGATCGGGGCGCGAGCCCTCGACGTACGCCTTGTGCCAGCCGATGGACTTCCCGGCCTCCTCGTCGATCTGGTCGGAGGCAGGCGTGCGCGCGTCCTTGATGGTCATGAGACCTACTCCCTACGCCGGCATTACCCGGTAACAGGTTCGGCGGTCGACGCAGCGTTTTCCGTCTGTCGACGTTTCGTGGGGAACGTCACTCGCTGGAGATGACGTTCCACGTGAAACATCGCTGGGACGGAGGTCAGCGCCCTCTCAGCCCGGTGCTCCGAGCTCCCGCGTGTACAAAAGGTGCCACCACGCTAGCGTCAATTCGGGCGCGGTGAACAGAGGGCCCCTGTCGTTCTTGCGATGATCGGTCGGTGACCACGACGCATCAGCCTCCGTACCCGCCGTCCGAGCCTCCGCGCCGACCGGGCTCCGGAGACGGCCCTGGGTACGGCCCCGGCAGTGGCTCCGGGCACGTCCACGGCAGCGGTTCCCCCAGAGGTTTCGGGGACACCGGGGCCGACGGCTGGCACGAGCATGAGCACGGCGGCGGACATGGCGGTGGTCACGACTACGGCCAAGGTCAGGGCGCGGGTCCAGGCGGCCCGGGCGGAGGTGGCCCTGGCGGTGGCGGTCGGAGTGGCGGCGGCGGTCCGGGGAGCGGCGGTGGCCGTGGGGGTGACTGGCACGGGCAGGGTCCCGGTGACGGTCATGGTCCCGGCGATGGCCACGGGCATGGACAGGGGCACGGGAGCGAGCCCGCGTCCGGGAGCGGGCACGGTGCCGGCAGTGGGCACGGCCACTCGCACAGTCACAGCCACGGGCCGGCAACCCCCGTCTCCAAGCACCTGCGCAAGGTCATCGCGGCGATCCTCATCCCGTTCGGGGTGGCCGTGCTGGTGGGGCTCGCGGTGCTCTGGCCCGGTGGCGCTCCGGGGCACGAACGCACCGGGGTCGGCTTCGACCGGCAGACCCAGCAGGCAACCGTCACCAAGGTCGTGAGCGTCAGCTGCAAGTCGGTGAACGCCTCGGGGGAGACCCCGACCGGGGACACCTCTACCGCCGAGGGCTCGTCCGCCGAGCAGCAGGCGAACGGCACCTGCAAGAAGGCGACGATCCGGGTCGACACCGGCAACGACACGGGCCGTACATTCACGGAGATCGTCCAGCCGGATCAGTCGCGGCAGTTGCACGAGGGCCAGAAGGTCGTGGTCGCGTACGAGCCCTCCGCGCCGAGGGACCTGCAGTACTCGGTCACCGACGTGAACCGCAAGCTGCCGATGGGACTGCTCGCCGGCATCTTCGCGCTCGCCGTCGTGGTCGTCGGGCGGCTGCGCGGAGTCATGGCGCTGGTCGCGCTGGCCATCAGCTTCATGGTGCTGAACTTCTTCATCCTGCCCGCGATCCTCCAGGGCTCGAACCCGCTGCTCGTGGCGGTGATCGGGTCGAGCGCCATCATGCTGATCGCCCTCTACATGTGCCACGGCCTGTCGGCCAGAACCTCCGTTGCCGTCCTGGGGACGCTGATCTCCCTGGTGCTGATCGGCATCCTCGGCTCGCAGTTCATCGGCTGGGCCGCGCTCACCGGCAACACCGACGACAACACCGGTCTCATCCACGGGTTGTATCCGTCGATCGACATGAGCGGTCTGCTGCTCGCCGGCGTCATCATCGGCTCGCTCGGTGTCCTCGACGACGTGACGGTCACACAGACCTCGGCGGTCTGGGAGCTGCACGAGGCCAACCCGACGATGGGCTGGCGCGGTCTGTACCGCGCGGGTATCCGGATCGGCCGCGACCACATCGCGTCCGTCGTCAACACGCTCGTCCTCGCCTACGCCGGCGCCGCACTGCCGCTGCTGCTGCTCTTCTCCATCGCGCAGTCCAGTGTGGGGACCGTCGCCAACAGCGAGCTGGTGGCGGAGGAGATCGTGCGCACCCTGGTCGGCTCGATCGGCCTCGTCGCCTCGGTACCAGTCACCACGGCCCTCGCCGCCCTCGTGGTCTCGGCCGACCGCCCGGAGACGGAGGCGATGGGTTCCGGGGCAGGGGCAGGTATGCCGACGCCCGTACCGGCGACGAGTGCGAGCGCGGGCACGGCCGACAGCCGGCCGGCAACGGGACGCGGTGGCAAGGGCCGGCGACGCAGGCGCTGAGAGCAACCCCGGGCCAGGTCAGGCCCGGCTCCGGCAGAAGCGT is a genomic window containing:
- a CDS encoding YibE/F family protein, with amino-acid sequence MTTTHQPPYPPSEPPRRPGSGDGPGYGPGSGSGHVHGSGSPRGFGDTGADGWHEHEHGGGHGGGHDYGQGQGAGPGGPGGGGPGGGGRSGGGGPGSGGGRGGDWHGQGPGDGHGPGDGHGHGQGHGSEPASGSGHGAGSGHGHSHSHSHGPATPVSKHLRKVIAAILIPFGVAVLVGLAVLWPGGAPGHERTGVGFDRQTQQATVTKVVSVSCKSVNASGETPTGDTSTAEGSSAEQQANGTCKKATIRVDTGNDTGRTFTEIVQPDQSRQLHEGQKVVVAYEPSAPRDLQYSVTDVNRKLPMGLLAGIFALAVVVVGRLRGVMALVALAISFMVLNFFILPAILQGSNPLLVAVIGSSAIMLIALYMCHGLSARTSVAVLGTLISLVLIGILGSQFIGWAALTGNTDDNTGLIHGLYPSIDMSGLLLAGVIIGSLGVLDDVTVTQTSAVWELHEANPTMGWRGLYRAGIRIGRDHIASVVNTLVLAYAGAALPLLLLFSIAQSSVGTVANSELVAEEIVRTLVGSIGLVASVPVTTALAALVVSADRPETEAMGSGAGAGMPTPVPATSASAGTADSRPATGRGGKGRRRRR